The following proteins are encoded in a genomic region of Cercospora beticola chromosome 8, complete sequence:
- a CDS encoding uncharacterized protein (antiSMASH:Cluster_4), whose protein sequence is MWLIPEGYPLHRGQLTAPQMRKFAVGEDINGITPQFRRKYQQYWNSSVFGPPVTRKDLSPTQVQQLLQDWGTLIPNGNGFIPVKSPKSYTLPPPLRYDEGLPQDEPFSYSMSVFHQLHCLEIILRAWLGDAIKNGHREQHPASHTQEAHVFHCFDYLRQAVMCFGDTALEGSDPYQVALGLDLWSSGTYGISTTHICKDFQQIYEYAVSHTSPSWARERSQKEADFI, encoded by the exons ATGTGGCTCATTCCAGAGGGCTATCCATTGCATCGAGGGCAGCTGACGGCGCCGCAAATGCGAAAGTTCGCTGTTGGAGAAGACATCAACGGCATCACTCCTCAGT TTAGGCGAAAGTATCAGCAGTACTGGAACTCCTCTGTCTTTGGACCTCCCGTCACACGGAAAGACTTATCTCCTACCCAAGTGCAACAGCTTCTACAAGACTGGGGCACTCTCATACCAA ATGGGAACGGCTTTATACCAGTCAAAAGCCCGAAATCCTACACGCTTCCACCGCCGCTACGGTACGATGAGGGATTACCACAAGATGAACCCTTCTCGTACTCCATGAGCGTATTCCACCAGCTACACTGCTTG GAGATCATTCTACGCGCATGGCTTGGAGATGCCATCAAGAACGGACATCGCGAGCAGCATCCCGCTTCACATACCCAGGAGGCTCATGTTTTTCACTGCTTTGATTATCTTCGACAGGCAGTCATGTGTTTTGGAGACACGGCGCTGGAAGGGTCGGACCCGTATCAGGTAGCATTAGGCTTAGATTTGTGGTCATCGGGAACCTATGGCATTAGCACGACGCACATCTGCAAAGACTTTCAGCAGATTTACGAATATGCCGTTAGCCACACATCACCGTCGTGGGCTAGAGAAAGGTCACAAAAGGAAGCTGATTTCATATGA
- a CDS encoding uncharacterized protein (antiSMASH:Cluster_4), whose product MSTPEDEVLLHCKERTEPNPRKSRRSRVTKLILLAITHSAIAFFAMGVSLSTHCTAQNCDEQVTSRWMSTIDRRPRTMQFNGFGPFNAFTRKAGSSHDADVQQRWIDLGTYSRPMLLPLRYAADFQLEASMHVVARPETYPGTSEAGFPVTLEMFHQLHCVDYLRQGLFYNVAYYRNEVHSLPWLEANDTDAVETHLAHCVDALRQLILCHADIGVAPFKLGEQTPDFGRPRTCRNWVSVRKFGVENEWNGMDPIRVDNLHLSGSLDGRVLTFSDTESLWKGL is encoded by the exons ATGTCGACACCCGAAGACGAGGTTTTGCTGCACTGCAAGGAGCGTACCGAGCCGAATCCACGAAAGTCGAGACGCTCCAGAGTCACCAAACTCATATTACTCGCTATAACTCATTCAGCGATAGCCTTCTTTGCGATGGGAGTGAGCCTTTCAACACATTGTACGGCACAGAATTGCGACGAGCAGGTCACCTCCCGTTGGATGTCTACGATCGATCGGCGACCACGAACTATGCAGTTCAACGGATTTGGACCATTTAATGCCTTTACAAGAAAAGCGGGAAGCAGTCATGATGCGGATGTGCAGCAACGCTGGATAGATTTGGGCACGTACT CGAGACCGATGCTCCTCCCACTCCGATATGCGGCCGATTTCCAGCTTGAAGCATCGATGCATGTCGTCGCCCGGCCAGAGACATATCCTGGCACCTCTGAAGCGGGCTTTCCAGTCACACTGGAGATGTTTCATCAGCTCCACTGTGTCGACTATCTGCGCCAGGGGCTCTTCTACAACGTGGCTTACTATCGCAACGAGGTGCACTCGTTGCCGTGGCTGGAGGCGAACGACACGGACGCCGTCGAGACTCATTTAGCACACTGCGTGGACGCTTTGCGTCAGTTGATTCTTTGTCACGCTGACATAGGCGTTGCACCATTCAAGCTGGGCGAGCAAACGCCTGATTTTGGACGACCCAGGACTTGCAGGAATTGGGTCAGTGTCAGAAAATTTGGCGTCGAAAATGAGTGGAACGGAATGGATCCCATTAGGGTTGATAATCTCCATCTCTCTGGATCACTAGATGGGAGGGTCTTGACGTTTTCGGACACGGAAAGTCTCTGGAAAGGGCTGTAA
- a CDS encoding uncharacterized protein (antiSMASH:Cluster_4) gives MVPRPTVFGRGRLSTSDDDSEEYLLGDNSSTSRTKHTWCRVLAIAQTCTTLLLTVILLQNGGVVRRQEGLAAATAYGNLDEKIRFIQKPFVNPIQPSDDGEHLEIWWDQSSTRYAGPPSLAVDLAWDALLTNTVFNVSIHDEVAKPALTRTYIYEDGNITLGFEVYHALHCLNVIRLMLDPETYIFNELAQETSIHRYHCMDYLRQYIQCNADLTPMFAFKKGDHALLLKPYALHSCRDIDQLNGWISEHRTSTV, from the exons ATGGTACCACGCCCAACCGTATTCGGAAGGGGTCGTCTCTCGACTAGCGATGATGACTCCGAGGAATATCTCCTAGGTGACAATTCGAGCACGTCTCGTACCAAACATACTTGGTGTAGAGTACTGGCGATAGCTCAAACGTGCACCACCCTGCTTTTAACGGTGATCCTCCTACAAAACGGCGGTGTCGTCCGCCGACAGGAAGGACTTGCCGCAGCAACTGCTTATG GTAATCTCGATGAAAAGATTAGATTCATACAAAAGCCTTTTGTGAATCCCATACAGCCTAGCGACGACGGTGAGCATTTAGAAATCTGGTGGGATCAGTCTTCCACCAGATACGCCGGTCCACCAAGCTTAGCGGTCGACCTGGCTTGGGACGCCCTCCTTACGA ACACGGTTTTCAATGTGTCAATACACGATGAAGTCGCCAAACCCGCGTTGACCAgaacctatatatacgagGACGGCAACATTACGCTTGGGTTTGAAGTATACCACGCGTTGCACTGTCTG AACGTGATTCGACTCATGCTAGACCCAGAGACCTACATCTTCAACGAACTAGCACAAGAGACCTCCATTCACCGAT ACCATTGCATGGACTATCTCCGTCAGTACATACAATGCAATGCCGATCTAACCCCTATGTTTGCTTTCAAGAAAGGAGATCATGCACTGTTGCTAAAGCCATATGCACTCCACAGCTGTCGCGACATCGATCAACTCAATGGGTGGATATCAGAGCACCGAACGTCGACAGTTTGA
- a CDS encoding uncharacterized protein (antiSMASH:Cluster_4), translated as MVESVHRTFHTEVFNSFEYNFTRYTARTEDVGDEVEKSWADLGIYEAPIVIPAAQVSDYGIEKTGHVWLDPKDNPAAPYAGMSVKVQVLHYLHCVNYLRQGLWYNVDYYRARGHPMWDESQHILTGPQSVPLVELHTAHCIDLLRQVIMCNVDLGVLPFLLSEQDDSVVLDFARSKQCKNFDSFLSWYKKHTFEGARLEEDTAISGHVHPLISWSGRSS; from the exons ATGGTCGAATCAGTCC ACAGGACATTTCACACCGAGGTGTTCAATTCGTTCGAATATAACTTTACTCGATACACGGCAAGGACAGAAGACGTCGGCGATGAGGTCGAGAAAAGCTGGGCAGACCTGGGAATCTATG AAGCACCGATTGTCATTCCGGCTGCACAAGTCTCCGACTATGGCATAGAGAAAACCGGACATGTGTGGCTAGACCCCAAGGACAACCCTGCTGCTCCATACGCTGGAATGAGCGTGAAGGTCCAGGTGCTGCACTACTTGCACTGCGTCAATTACCTTCGGCAGGGTCTTTGGTACAACgtcgattactatagagcCAGAGGGCACCCCATGTGGGATGAGAGCCAGCACATCTTGACGGGACCGCAGTCTGTACCTCTTGTGGAGTTGCACACGGCCCATTGCATTGATCTTCTGCGACAGGTGATTATGTGCAATGTCGACCTCGGTGTCCTTCCGTTTTTGCTCAGCGAGCAGGATGACAGCGTGGTTTTGGATTTCGCAAGAAGCAAACAATGTAAAAACTTCGACTCTTTCTTGTCATGGTACAAGAAGCACACGTTTGAAGGGGCCAGGCTGGAAGAGGATACGGCGATATCAGGCCACGTCCACCCGCTCATCAGTTGGAGTGGCAGATCAAGTTAG